One genomic window of [Clostridium] scindens ATCC 35704 includes the following:
- a CDS encoding GNAT family N-acetyltransferase — MKIREITENKKQYISLLLLADEQESMIDLYLDRGTMYILEDDGIKCECVVTDEGCGILEIKNIATDPGCQRRGYGKAMLEFVTEKYKGRYDILQVGTGDSPLTIPFYENCGFVYSHRIKDFFTQHYDHPIYENGVRLTDMIYLRKRL; from the coding sequence ATGAAGATAAGAGAGATTACAGAAAACAAAAAGCAATATATTTCCCTTTTGCTGCTGGCGGATGAACAGGAAAGTATGATCGACCTTTATCTTGATCGGGGTACTATGTATATCCTGGAAGATGACGGGATAAAGTGTGAATGTGTGGTTACGGATGAAGGTTGCGGAATTCTTGAGATTAAAAATATTGCCACGGACCCTGGCTGTCAGAGAAGAGGATATGGGAAGGCTATGCTTGAGTTTGTTACAGAAAAGTACAAAGGCCGATATGACATTCTGCAGGTTGGGACGGGTGACAGTCCACTGACAATTCCTTTTTATGAAAATTGTGGTTTTGTCTATTCCCACAGGATTAAAGATTTCTTTACGCAACATTATGACCATCCGATTTATGAAAATGGTGTCCGGTTAACGGATATGATATATCTGAGAAAACGATTATAA
- a CDS encoding 4Fe-4S double cluster binding domain-containing protein encodes MDSKKVKELLFSLGADLCGIADLSYFSNAPKGYHPLDVMPTCKSVISFGCRFPVGTLICKSPIPYTRVRNSIVPKVDAIALDFCIEMEKSEIVCVPIPANESQWDKNTGRYRSIISLKHAAQAAGLGTIGRHSLLITPEFGSMIWLGAVLCDAGLEPDKTLEHVCDNCNRCVDICPVNALQMPELDQQKCWNHAFGDDEEIQSWRIICHKCRDICPYNLGTKNSF; translated from the coding sequence ATGGACAGTAAAAAGGTGAAAGAACTATTGTTTTCATTAGGTGCAGACTTGTGTGGAATTGCAGATTTAAGTTATTTTTCTAATGCACCAAAAGGATATCACCCGTTAGATGTTATGCCGACATGTAAATCGGTAATTTCATTTGGTTGCAGATTTCCTGTCGGAACACTTATATGCAAATCGCCGATTCCTTATACAAGAGTACGAAATTCTATTGTACCTAAAGTAGATGCCATAGCACTTGATTTTTGTATTGAAATGGAAAAATCAGAAATTGTGTGTGTTCCGATACCGGCGAATGAAAGTCAATGGGACAAGAATACCGGCAGATACCGTTCAATCATATCATTAAAACATGCGGCGCAGGCGGCCGGCCTGGGAACAATAGGACGGCATTCGCTTCTGATCACGCCGGAATTTGGCAGCATGATCTGGCTGGGGGCTGTTTTATGTGATGCAGGGCTTGAACCGGATAAAACATTAGAACATGTTTGTGATAACTGTAACCGGTGTGTTGATATTTGTCCGGTAAATGCACTGCAGATGCCGGAATTAGACCAGCAGAAATGTTGGAACCATGCTTTTGGAGATGATGAAGAAATTCAGTCATGGAGAATCATTTGTCACAAGTGCAGGGACATATGCCCATATAATTTGGGAACAAAGAACTCTTTTTAA